A part of Gramella sp. MAR_2010_147 genomic DNA contains:
- a CDS encoding ROK family transcriptional regulator, whose protein sequence is MTKSLQDFLITKELVADISNIERKKFLQKIKIIKHLFLNGSTSNAEICEKFSISLPTSMALVNQLMDRGIVVKSGQGKSEGGRKPDLYGLKELSFFVLSIHIKRFKIKIAVTDNNHSIITEETIATEISPNSNIVDLLHETAENVIERSGIDTEKLLGIGIGMPGLVSSTEGKNFTYYLTEQEPESLKEKFEKKFKRPVVILNDTKSACLAEYRFGIAKEKENVLVISMDWGIGLGIIMGGKMHTGHSGFAGEFGHIPMTEDGLLCHCGKRGCLETEASGLALVRKAKEGLKKGETSILNNLNAEDFEKMDPSVIISAANKGDQFAINILSEIGINLGKGIAVLIQIFNPELIILEGEIAQAKQFITTPIQQSTNTYCMMQLKEKTSIELSTLGSNSSLFGGTIAVMDNIFKEQVDILKSNLN, encoded by the coding sequence ATGACTAAAAGTTTACAGGATTTCCTTATCACTAAAGAGCTGGTAGCTGACATTAGTAATATCGAAAGGAAAAAGTTTCTTCAGAAGATCAAAATCATCAAGCACCTGTTTTTAAACGGCAGTACATCTAATGCTGAAATATGCGAAAAATTTAGCATCAGCCTTCCCACTTCCATGGCGCTCGTAAATCAGTTAATGGATCGCGGTATTGTAGTAAAATCAGGTCAGGGAAAATCTGAAGGTGGCAGAAAGCCCGATTTATACGGATTGAAGGAATTATCCTTTTTCGTATTAAGCATACACATTAAGCGATTCAAGATCAAAATCGCGGTTACAGACAATAATCATTCAATAATTACCGAAGAAACCATTGCGACTGAAATTTCTCCAAATTCCAACATTGTGGATCTGCTGCACGAAACCGCTGAGAATGTGATAGAACGATCAGGAATAGATACAGAGAAACTTCTGGGAATCGGGATAGGCATGCCAGGACTGGTATCTTCTACGGAAGGAAAGAACTTTACTTATTATCTCACCGAGCAGGAACCGGAATCTCTGAAAGAGAAATTCGAGAAAAAATTTAAAAGACCGGTAGTAATATTAAATGACACTAAAAGTGCCTGTCTTGCCGAATACAGATTCGGGATAGCAAAAGAAAAAGAAAATGTACTGGTAATTTCTATGGACTGGGGTATAGGCCTGGGAATTATAATGGGCGGGAAGATGCATACCGGCCATTCTGGATTTGCCGGAGAATTTGGCCATATACCAATGACCGAAGATGGCTTATTGTGTCACTGTGGAAAAAGAGGTTGTCTGGAAACTGAAGCTTCAGGCCTTGCGCTTGTTCGCAAAGCAAAGGAAGGTCTTAAAAAAGGAGAGACTTCTATTCTTAACAATCTTAATGCTGAAGATTTTGAAAAAATGGATCCTAGTGTGATTATTTCTGCAGCCAACAAAGGAGACCAGTTCGCCATTAACATTTTATCTGAAATAGGAATAAACCTGGGTAAAGGAATTGCCGTACTCATCCAGATCTTCAATCCTGAATTAATTATTCTTGAAGGAGAGATCGCACAGGCAAAACAATTTATTACCACTCCTATTCAGCAATCCACCAACACTTACTGTATGATGCAGCTTAAGGAAAAAACAAGTATAGAACTGTCAACCCTAGGTTCTAACTCCAGTTTGTTTGGTGGTACGATCGCTGTAATGGATAATATATTCAAAGAACAGGTAGACATACTTAAATCGAATCTGAATTAG
- the nagB gene encoding glucosamine-6-phosphate deaminase, with product MPRLNLLEETRFEKLAVSVFPDEHIASKKVARRIADIIIAKQKNGENAVLGLATGATPVEVYTELARMHKEEGLSFQNVITFNLDEYYPMQPEAKQSYVRFMDEQLFNHIDIKREHIHVPDGTLKKENIADYCLNYEKKITEVGGLDLQVLGIGRTGHIGFNEPGSAPNSGTRLVTLDDLTRRDASRDFGGKENVPTKAITMGIGTIFKAKEIILMAWSKKKAPIIRKAVEGDISSSVPATFLQLSDNVEFILDKDAASELTRFDTPWLVKDCNWTPQLVKKAVIWLSRTVNKPILKLTEEDYNSNGMAQLATEQGPAYDININVFNQLQHSITGWPGGKPNADDSQRPERKEPSHKNSLIFSPHPDDDVISMGGTFIRLVDQGHDVHVAYQTSGNTAVWDTDVLRYMEFAIDFKKSIGEDVSQFTSIYEKMRSFLKTKQPNDIDLEEIQEVKGFIRKTEAIAGARYAGLKDDQIHFMELPFYETGKRKKNPVTEVDIKLTMELLKKIKPHQVFAAGDFADPHGTHIVCFRIIIEALKRLKETEDWIKDCWLWLYRGAWQEFQVHEIEMAVPLSPQEVIRKRHAIFQHQSQKDRPVFPGDDEREFWIRAEERNRETAVNYHKLGLANYEAMEAFVRWEF from the coding sequence ATGCCAAGACTAAACCTATTAGAAGAAACCCGATTTGAAAAATTAGCGGTAAGTGTATTTCCAGATGAACACATTGCATCTAAAAAGGTGGCACGCAGAATTGCTGATATCATTATTGCAAAACAAAAAAACGGCGAAAATGCGGTTCTTGGCCTGGCAACCGGGGCAACTCCCGTTGAGGTATATACAGAACTGGCGAGAATGCACAAAGAAGAAGGCTTAAGTTTTCAAAATGTGATCACCTTTAATCTGGATGAATATTACCCCATGCAGCCGGAAGCGAAACAAAGCTATGTCCGCTTTATGGATGAGCAGCTCTTTAACCATATTGATATAAAAAGAGAGCATATTCATGTTCCGGATGGGACATTGAAAAAGGAAAATATTGCCGATTACTGTCTTAACTATGAAAAAAAGATCACAGAAGTTGGAGGGCTGGATCTTCAAGTACTAGGAATTGGTAGAACAGGACATATAGGTTTTAACGAACCAGGTTCCGCGCCAAATTCAGGAACAAGGCTGGTTACTCTTGATGATCTTACCCGAAGGGATGCTTCCAGGGATTTTGGTGGTAAAGAAAATGTTCCTACCAAGGCAATTACCATGGGAATAGGGACCATTTTTAAGGCAAAGGAAATTATCCTGATGGCCTGGAGTAAGAAAAAAGCTCCTATTATTAGAAAGGCGGTAGAAGGAGATATCTCCTCCAGCGTTCCCGCTACATTTTTACAATTATCTGATAATGTAGAATTTATACTGGATAAAGATGCAGCATCAGAGCTTACAAGGTTTGATACACCATGGCTCGTTAAAGATTGTAACTGGACACCTCAGCTTGTAAAAAAAGCAGTTATCTGGTTATCCAGAACGGTAAATAAACCCATTTTAAAATTAACTGAAGAAGATTATAATTCTAACGGAATGGCACAACTGGCCACTGAACAGGGGCCTGCTTACGACATTAACATTAATGTATTTAATCAACTTCAGCATAGTATTACCGGCTGGCCGGGAGGAAAGCCGAATGCCGATGATTCCCAAAGACCGGAAAGAAAAGAGCCATCTCATAAAAATTCGCTTATTTTTAGTCCGCACCCTGATGATGATGTGATTTCCATGGGGGGTACATTTATTCGACTGGTAGATCAGGGACACGATGTACATGTAGCCTACCAAACTTCAGGAAATACAGCGGTTTGGGATACCGACGTGTTACGGTATATGGAATTTGCCATAGATTTCAAAAAAAGCATTGGCGAAGACGTATCTCAGTTCACTTCTATTTATGAGAAGATGAGAAGCTTTCTCAAAACAAAACAACCTAATGACATAGATCTCGAAGAGATCCAGGAAGTTAAAGGCTTTATTAGAAAAACAGAAGCGATCGCGGGAGCACGCTATGCCGGCCTTAAGGATGACCAGATCCATTTTATGGAATTGCCATTCTATGAAACCGGTAAAAGAAAGAAAAACCCGGTTACCGAGGTAGATATAAAACTTACAATGGAGCTGCTCAAAAAGATCAAACCTCATCAGGTATTTGCTGCAGGTGATTTTGCCGATCCTCACGGTACCCATATTGTTTGTTTCAGAATTATTATTGAAGCACTAAAACGACTCAAAGAAACGGAAGACTGGATAAAAGACTGTTGGTTGTGGTTATATAGAGGTGCATGGCAGGAGTTTCAGGTACATGAGATTGAAATGGCCGTTCCATTATCACCACAGGAAGTAATAAGAAAGCGACATGCCATTTTCCAGCATCAATCTCAAAAAGACAGGCCGGTTTTTCCCGGCGATGATGAAAGGGAATTCTGGATTAGAGCCGAAGAAAGAAATCGTGAAACCGCAGTTAATTACCACAAATTAGGACTGGCAAATTACGAGGCCATGGAAGCCTTTGTTCGCTGGGAGTTTTAA
- a CDS encoding N-acetylmuramoyl-L-alanine amidase, whose protein sequence is MKRSGLLGYVITAAFICSCASNPYSKSNKFYKKRAKEYGKELSEFTPEKDRESDTLQYGEYAVGTTNFNLRKPNYVVIHHTAQDSVEQTLKTFTLQRTQVSAHYVISRNGDIYHMLNDYFRGWHGGVGMWGNNTDLNSSSIGIELDNNGYEDFSQEQINSLLDVLKKLKDKFNIPAKNFIGHSDIAPGRKVDPNANFPWKILAKEGYGLWYDEEKLENLKLSSDFFGPFPTGFELQPDCQSLPFLNKYIFPDVIPADFNYEVALKVIGYDISNLASAIKAFKLHFIQEDYENPVLRKEDLKVLYNLYQKYL, encoded by the coding sequence ATGAAGCGGTCCGGTTTATTAGGTTATGTTATTACTGCAGCATTTATTTGTTCCTGTGCTTCAAATCCTTATTCAAAATCAAACAAGTTTTATAAGAAACGTGCGAAGGAGTATGGAAAAGAATTATCTGAATTCACCCCTGAAAAAGATCGGGAATCAGATACACTTCAGTACGGAGAATATGCTGTTGGAACTACAAATTTCAACCTGAGAAAACCAAATTATGTGGTTATTCATCATACTGCACAGGATTCAGTTGAACAAACATTGAAAACATTCACCCTGCAAAGAACGCAGGTAAGCGCACACTATGTGATTTCCAGGAATGGGGATATTTATCATATGCTCAATGATTATTTCCGCGGCTGGCATGGAGGTGTGGGAATGTGGGGTAATAATACCGATCTTAACTCTTCTTCCATAGGTATTGAATTAGACAATAATGGTTATGAAGATTTTAGCCAAGAGCAAATTAATAGTTTGTTGGATGTATTAAAGAAGCTGAAAGATAAATTCAATATTCCCGCAAAAAATTTCATTGGACATTCAGATATTGCTCCGGGCAGAAAAGTCGATCCCAACGCTAATTTTCCATGGAAAATACTTGCAAAAGAAGGATACGGGCTTTGGTATGACGAAGAAAAACTTGAGAACCTTAAATTGTCATCAGACTTTTTTGGGCCTTTCCCTACCGGTTTTGAATTACAACCCGATTGCCAAAGCCTTCCCTTCTTAAACAAGTATATTTTTCCTGATGTAATCCCTGCCGACTTTAATTATGAAGTCGCTCTTAAAGTTATTGGATACGACATCTCCAACCTTGCTTCAGCAATTAAAGCTTTCAAACTTCACTTTATTCAGGAGGATTATGAAAATCCGGTATTAAGAAAAGAAGACCTGAAGGTACTTTATAACCTATACCAGAAATATCTCTAA
- a CDS encoding exo-beta-N-acetylmuramidase NamZ domain-containing protein has product MFRSVLLFCLVNLFLFKSLAQTQQISSEIISREAWEANDPVMKMTAHTPRFITIHHTGMPQKPELSIEKKLKGLQNFSQKDSKMADGSIKKAWADVPYHFYITTSGEIAEGRNINFQGDSNTDYDLNGHVLIVVEGDFNKEELLPAQRESLKKLVSYVSSEYNIPLSTITGHKDQAETSCPGQDLYQELPGLRNDPRVVVGAERLLEPQFFKHLENKRIGLITNHTGVLPNGEHLVDLLHQHPDTELSILFGPEHGIRGEEDSHVANSRDKKTGLQVVSLYGKIQKPTPEMLKNTDVLIFDIQDIGARYYTYIRTMLFSMQAAAENKVDFIVLDRPNPISGLNPAGPIGDSLGYVENIESLPVIHDMTIGELAEMFNEERRKAGKSKAQLIVVPLQNYSRTLFYDETGLPWVKPSPNMLNLTTALLYPATCLLEGTNFSEGRGTLHPFEYIGAPWINSDKLSEDLNSFDLPGVNFQPITFQPENTVDGIKIYPPKFMSQKIPGVKIVITNRDQLKPMELGIYILYTLKSQYPKEFEWNKTRIDHLLKTSTVREMLEQGKTPKEIIEKWNKSLEHFEAKRKTYLRY; this is encoded by the coding sequence ATGTTCCGCTCCGTTCTTCTCTTCTGTCTTGTTAATCTTTTCCTTTTTAAATCCTTAGCACAAACACAGCAAATTTCTTCGGAAATTATAAGTCGGGAAGCCTGGGAAGCAAACGATCCAGTGATGAAAATGACGGCGCATACGCCCAGATTCATTACCATTCACCATACCGGAATGCCACAAAAACCAGAATTGAGTATTGAGAAAAAACTGAAGGGGCTTCAGAATTTTTCTCAGAAAGATTCAAAAATGGCGGATGGAAGCATTAAAAAAGCCTGGGCAGATGTTCCTTATCATTTTTATATCACAACCTCGGGTGAAATTGCAGAAGGCAGGAATATCAATTTTCAGGGGGATTCCAATACAGATTATGATCTAAACGGCCACGTTCTTATTGTAGTAGAAGGAGACTTCAATAAAGAAGAACTATTACCTGCGCAAAGGGAAAGTCTAAAAAAGCTGGTTTCTTATGTTTCTTCTGAATATAACATCCCCCTTTCCACAATTACAGGACATAAAGATCAGGCTGAAACAAGTTGCCCCGGCCAGGATCTTTACCAGGAACTGCCTGGTCTTAGGAATGATCCACGGGTTGTTGTTGGAGCTGAACGATTGCTGGAACCTCAATTTTTTAAGCATTTAGAAAATAAGCGCATAGGTCTTATTACTAATCATACCGGCGTGCTACCAAATGGAGAACACCTGGTAGATCTCTTACACCAGCATCCCGATACTGAACTATCTATTCTTTTTGGTCCGGAACATGGAATTCGCGGAGAAGAAGACAGTCATGTTGCAAACTCCAGGGATAAAAAAACCGGGCTTCAGGTGGTTTCTCTTTACGGAAAGATCCAGAAACCTACTCCAGAGATGTTGAAAAATACTGATGTTTTAATATTCGATATTCAGGATATTGGAGCCAGGTATTATACCTATATAAGGACTATGCTCTTCTCTATGCAAGCCGCCGCTGAAAACAAGGTGGATTTCATAGTACTGGATCGTCCAAATCCTATCTCCGGGCTGAATCCGGCAGGACCAATAGGTGATTCTTTAGGATATGTTGAGAATATTGAATCACTTCCTGTAATTCATGATATGACCATTGGCGAACTTGCTGAGATGTTTAATGAGGAGCGGAGGAAAGCCGGAAAATCTAAAGCTCAACTCATAGTAGTACCCTTGCAAAATTACTCCAGAACACTTTTTTATGATGAAACCGGATTGCCCTGGGTGAAACCATCTCCCAATATGCTTAACCTCACCACGGCCTTGCTGTATCCCGCAACCTGTCTTCTGGAAGGAACAAATTTTTCTGAAGGGCGGGGAACATTACATCCATTTGAATACATCGGGGCTCCCTGGATAAATTCTGATAAGCTTTCAGAAGATCTCAATTCTTTTGATCTACCCGGAGTAAATTTTCAACCGATCACATTTCAGCCAGAAAACACTGTAGACGGCATTAAGATCTACCCTCCAAAATTTATGAGCCAGAAGATTCCGGGAGTGAAGATAGTGATTACCAACCGTGACCAATTGAAACCTATGGAATTGGGAATTTATATTCTCTACACCCTTAAAAGTCAATACCCCAAAGAATTTGAATGGAACAAGACAAGGATTGATCATCTTCTTAAAACTTCTACAGTGAGGGAAATGCTGGAACAGGGTAAAACACCCAAAGAAATTATAGAAAAATGGAATAAATCTTTAGAGCATTTTGAGGCAAAAAGAAAAACCTACCTGCGCTACTAA
- a CDS encoding PQQ-binding-like beta-propeller repeat protein produces MKTSYTSALLFIIFSLSTLSAQNFKFAQITDTHIGTETAKEDLERTVEDINTQDLDFVIVTGDITEMGTDDELALAKEILSKIEIPYYVVPGNHDTGWSESGGVSFIKEFGYDKFVFEHEGYKIIGCASGPYVRMSDGHIPRDAIVWLDSVLTSTSKDQRIIFANHYPIDNSFDNWYEVTERLKQYNTQFAICGHGHRNKSMNFEGIPASMGRSNLRAKDSIGGYSIISVTKDKALFNERIPGVKTLEAWRNIYLGKRSYDMEKEDFKRPSYKINDSFPQVSKKWSYHSNANVISTPSSIQNVIVFGNSTGTVEALSKDTGEKLWEYSTKGGIFSSPAAYRNSVILASGDGNIYSLNSENGKLLWKTKTGASVLGSPIIENDIVYIGGSDGNFRALNAATGKELWKFEGLKGPVVSKALIYDSKVIFGAWDKFLYALNKNTGRLEWKWSNDSPNRMFSPAMVIPVAANDAIYIVAPDRYISAINAENGKTLWRSNEATVRESLGISNDKEFLYAKTMNDTLVAFKTTRKSPEIAWKLDMNYGYDHVPSMIIEKNKTLYFGGRNGIVFSVDPKSCKQKWSYKIDNSMINTVNVINDHQLVAATMDGKIVLLEWKP; encoded by the coding sequence ATGAAAACTTCTTATACATCCGCACTGCTTTTTATAATCTTTTCCCTTTCAACACTTAGTGCCCAGAATTTCAAATTTGCACAGATCACAGATACACATATTGGTACAGAAACGGCTAAAGAAGATCTGGAAAGAACCGTGGAAGATATCAATACGCAAGACCTTGATTTTGTAATCGTGACGGGGGATATTACTGAAATGGGAACCGATGACGAACTGGCATTGGCAAAAGAAATCCTGTCAAAAATAGAAATTCCGTACTACGTCGTTCCCGGGAATCATGATACCGGCTGGTCTGAATCTGGCGGAGTATCATTTATTAAAGAATTTGGCTATGACAAATTTGTATTTGAACATGAAGGTTATAAGATCATAGGATGTGCTTCGGGGCCTTATGTTAGAATGTCTGACGGTCATATTCCCAGAGACGCCATAGTCTGGCTGGACAGTGTCCTTACTTCCACATCCAAAGACCAGCGAATCATTTTTGCAAATCATTATCCTATAGATAATAGCTTTGATAACTGGTATGAAGTAACCGAGAGGTTGAAACAGTACAATACTCAGTTTGCAATATGTGGCCACGGACACAGAAATAAATCGATGAATTTTGAAGGAATTCCGGCCTCTATGGGACGTTCTAATTTGAGAGCTAAGGATTCTATTGGGGGTTATAGTATTATTTCTGTCACCAAGGACAAAGCTCTTTTTAATGAGAGAATCCCGGGTGTAAAAACTCTTGAAGCCTGGAGGAATATATATCTTGGTAAAAGATCTTACGATATGGAGAAAGAAGATTTTAAAAGACCTTCTTATAAAATCAATGATTCATTTCCACAGGTTAGCAAAAAATGGAGCTATCACTCGAATGCAAATGTGATCTCTACTCCTTCCAGCATTCAAAATGTAATAGTATTTGGAAACAGTACAGGAACTGTAGAGGCTTTATCAAAAGATACAGGAGAGAAATTATGGGAGTATTCCACAAAAGGAGGAATTTTCTCATCTCCAGCCGCCTATAGAAACTCTGTTATCCTGGCTTCAGGAGATGGAAATATTTATAGTCTGAATTCTGAAAATGGCAAGCTTCTATGGAAAACAAAAACGGGCGCTTCGGTTCTTGGTTCGCCAATTATAGAAAATGATATTGTTTACATTGGTGGCAGCGATGGTAATTTTAGAGCATTAAACGCCGCAACAGGAAAAGAACTATGGAAATTTGAAGGTCTAAAAGGACCTGTAGTTAGCAAAGCTTTAATTTATGACTCTAAGGTGATCTTTGGAGCCTGGGATAAATTCTTATATGCGCTCAATAAAAATACAGGGAGACTGGAATGGAAATGGTCTAATGATTCTCCTAATCGCATGTTTTCTCCTGCGATGGTGATTCCTGTTGCTGCCAATGATGCTATTTATATCGTAGCTCCAGACAGGTATATTTCAGCAATTAATGCAGAAAACGGAAAAACACTTTGGCGAAGTAATGAAGCCACGGTAAGGGAATCGCTTGGAATTTCAAATGATAAAGAGTTTTTGTATGCCAAAACAATGAATGATACCCTGGTTGCTTTTAAAACCACCAGAAAATCTCCGGAAATTGCCTGGAAATTAGATATGAATTATGGATATGATCATGTGCCATCCATGATCATAGAAAAAAATAAAACTCTATATTTTGGAGGCAGAAACGGTATTGTATTTAGTGTAGATCCCAAATCATGCAAGCAAAAATGGTCTTATAAAATAGATAACTCTATGATTAATACCGTGAATGTTATTAATGATCATCAGCTCGTTGCAGCGACAATGGATGGAAAAATTGTTCTTCTCGAGTGGAAGCCATAA
- a CDS encoding SH3 domain-containing protein: MKIKSIYIALLTVLVLVSCGKTTEKEEVNKAEDIIAQVDEQYAPDNRVALFDIESHQNGDTYVLKGESNLPEAVQELKSKMESQDLKFTDSIQLLPDDKTLEGKTLGVVKISVANLRDKPKHSAQLVTQATLGMPLNVFKKDGGWYYVQTPDGYLGWVDYGGIANKTKEEFSEWKSAEKLIYLEAFGNSFQEARSDSQSISDLVAGDILELLSEQNGFYKVKYPDGREAFISKAEAQPYQDWLTSLDMEKEDLVETSKKLMGLPYLWGGTSPKGVDCSGFTKTVYFLNGMVLPRDASQQVHTGKLIDTTRNFEKLIPGDLLFFGRPATDSTSERVVHVGMWIGDNQFIHSMGDVHISTMDTTSSDFDEYNYDRYLRSKRVFNEEDKNLLYLKQQNIFTDARTSQKVSE; the protein is encoded by the coding sequence ATGAAAATCAAATCAATTTATATAGCGTTGCTAACGGTACTGGTTCTTGTTTCCTGTGGAAAAACTACGGAAAAAGAAGAAGTAAATAAGGCAGAAGATATCATTGCTCAGGTAGATGAGCAGTATGCTCCAGATAACCGGGTAGCGTTGTTTGATATTGAAAGTCATCAAAACGGGGATACTTATGTATTAAAAGGGGAGTCTAATCTTCCCGAAGCAGTGCAGGAACTTAAATCGAAAATGGAATCCCAGGATCTTAAGTTTACAGATAGCATTCAGTTGTTACCTGATGATAAAACACTTGAAGGAAAAACTTTGGGAGTGGTAAAGATCTCTGTGGCGAACCTTCGGGACAAACCTAAACATTCAGCACAACTGGTCACCCAGGCCACCTTAGGGATGCCTTTAAACGTATTTAAGAAAGACGGTGGCTGGTATTATGTACAGACACCTGATGGATATTTGGGCTGGGTAGATTACGGCGGAATAGCAAATAAAACTAAAGAGGAATTTTCTGAATGGAAATCAGCCGAAAAACTTATTTATTTAGAAGCCTTCGGAAATTCTTTCCAGGAAGCCAGAAGTGATTCACAAAGCATTTCAGATTTGGTAGCAGGAGACATTCTAGAGCTTTTAAGCGAACAAAATGGATTTTATAAGGTCAAGTATCCTGACGGGAGGGAAGCCTTTATTTCAAAGGCTGAAGCACAACCATATCAAGATTGGCTTACTTCTTTAGATATGGAAAAAGAAGACCTGGTGGAAACTTCAAAAAAATTAATGGGACTTCCATATTTATGGGGAGGAACCTCACCTAAAGGAGTAGACTGTAGCGGTTTTACCAAGACGGTATATTTTCTTAATGGGATGGTGCTGCCAAGGGACGCATCACAACAGGTTCATACCGGAAAATTAATAGATACTACCAGAAATTTTGAAAAACTGATCCCCGGAGACCTTCTTTTCTTTGGAAGACCGGCGACCGATTCTACTTCAGAAAGGGTAGTGCATGTGGGAATGTGGATTGGAGACAATCAATTTATTCATTCCATGGGAGATGTTCATATTAGTACCATGGATACTACTTCTTCAGATTTTGATGAGTATAATTATGATCGATACCTGCGTAGTAAAAGAGTATTCAATGAAGAAGACAAAAACTTACTTTACCTGAAACAACAAAACATTTTTACGGACGCCAGAACCTCTCAAAAAGTTTCAGAATAG
- a CDS encoding dipeptide epimerase, which translates to MQIQYKSFNLELKNTFTINHGSRDFQPTLIIILSDGEFTGYGEAAATVYYGVTVEKMITSIKEVEPIIANNIHRSPEELWELTFPHLKENPFAQCALDMAMHDLHGKRNSMPLYKMWGLDIKDVPLTNYTIGMDTVDTMIRKIKEFHWPLYKIKLGTKDDIAIVKELRKHTNSVFRLDANAAWTLEQAIENSHAMKDLNVEFLEQPLKPEDVEGMKALYNRSELPLIADESCIVEGDVEKCAPYFHGVNIKLTKCAGITPGKRMIEKARSLNLKVMVGCMTESTVSMSAIGQLLPLLDYVDMDGSLLIRNDIAEGIKMDHGKVHFPDRNGTGVKLFNFE; encoded by the coding sequence ATGCAAATACAATACAAATCATTTAACCTGGAACTAAAGAATACCTTTACCATTAATCATGGTTCAAGGGATTTTCAGCCTACACTTATTATAATTTTATCTGATGGCGAGTTTACAGGGTATGGCGAGGCAGCGGCTACAGTCTATTACGGAGTAACGGTCGAGAAGATGATCACTTCCATTAAAGAAGTAGAACCTATAATTGCAAACAATATTCATCGTTCTCCTGAAGAATTATGGGAACTTACTTTCCCACATTTAAAAGAAAATCCTTTTGCCCAGTGTGCTTTAGATATGGCAATGCATGATCTCCACGGAAAGAGAAATTCTATGCCATTGTATAAGATGTGGGGACTGGATATTAAAGACGTTCCTCTTACCAATTATACAATTGGGATGGATACAGTAGATACAATGATTAGGAAGATCAAAGAATTTCACTGGCCTTTGTATAAAATAAAACTGGGAACCAAAGACGATATTGCCATAGTAAAGGAATTGCGAAAGCATACCAATTCGGTTTTCAGACTGGATGCCAATGCGGCATGGACTCTCGAGCAGGCGATAGAAAATAGTCATGCCATGAAAGATCTGAATGTGGAGTTTCTTGAGCAGCCTTTAAAGCCAGAGGATGTGGAAGGCATGAAAGCGCTTTATAATAGATCTGAACTTCCACTAATCGCAGATGAAAGTTGTATCGTGGAAGGTGACGTTGAAAAATGTGCTCCTTATTTTCACGGAGTGAATATAAAATTAACTAAATGTGCAGGGATCACACCAGGCAAAAGAATGATTGAAAAGGCCCGATCACTAAATTTAAAAGTTATGGTGGGTTGCATGACCGAATCTACTGTATCCATGTCGGCGATAGGACAATTGCTGCCTTTGCTGGATTATGTAGATATGGACGGTAGCCTGTTAATTAGGAATGATATTGCAGAGGGCATAAAAATGGATCATGGAAAAGTTCATTTTCCAGACAGGAATGGAACCGGGGTAAAATTGTTTAATTTTGAGTAA